The following coding sequences lie in one Alicyclobacillus curvatus genomic window:
- a CDS encoding HAD family hydrolase, with protein sequence MTKETMKAVFLDRDGTINQDDGYTHKIQDFRFLDFAIKGMQRFYNAGYGIFIITNQSGIARGYYNMHDINVLHSYVSEYLRGWGIQIEEFLVCPHHPDYTGPCNCRKPGNELLERAIDKYNVQRAGSWLIGDRLSDQLAATKSGLEFIRILGSKDDFPDETIEARDILEAYNIIQRYSTNVGDIHE encoded by the coding sequence GTGACGAAGGAGACTATGAAAGCGGTATTTCTTGATAGAGATGGGACCATAAATCAGGATGATGGCTACACCCACAAGATCCAGGACTTTAGGTTTTTGGATTTTGCAATTAAGGGTATGCAACGTTTCTATAACGCGGGTTATGGGATTTTCATCATAACCAATCAATCTGGCATAGCGCGGGGCTACTACAATATGCACGACATCAACGTTCTTCACTCTTATGTTAGTGAGTACCTTAGAGGTTGGGGTATTCAAATAGAGGAATTTCTGGTGTGCCCGCATCATCCGGATTACACAGGTCCGTGCAACTGTAGAAAACCAGGGAATGAACTGCTAGAACGTGCGATAGATAAGTATAACGTCCAGCGGGCCGGGTCTTGGCTGATTGGGGATAGGTTGTCTGATCAGTTAGCCGCAACGAAATCCGGACTGGAATTCATCAGAATCCTGGGTTCAAAAGATGACTTCCCTGACGAAACTATCGAAGCTAGAGATATTTTGGAAGCATATAATATTATCCAAAGATACTCTACTAATGTGGGTGATATTCATGAGTGA
- a CDS encoding SIS domain-containing protein produces the protein MSELLLEHLLNRYPNLNECSTSLKTAHRLLVGTVVNDGLIMTCGNGGSAADSEHIVGELMKGFEKKRSLTGPSTELFADYGVDGGYIAENLQGGIRAISLVSQTALMTAYMNDAKPDLIFAQQVWAYGRAGDALICISTSGNSKNVLYAAKTARAKGVRVIALTGKSGGALQDVSDVAIKVPASLTLEVQELHLPVYHYLCLALEQAFYLD, from the coding sequence ATGAGTGAATTACTTTTGGAGCATCTATTAAATCGTTATCCGAACCTTAATGAATGCTCGACGTCCTTGAAAACGGCGCACCGCTTATTGGTCGGTACGGTTGTGAACGATGGCTTGATAATGACCTGTGGAAACGGTGGTAGTGCAGCAGACAGTGAACACATCGTAGGTGAGCTTATGAAGGGATTCGAGAAAAAGAGGTCTCTTACAGGCCCAAGCACGGAGCTTTTTGCAGATTACGGGGTTGATGGAGGATACATAGCAGAAAACCTTCAAGGGGGGATCCGTGCAATTTCTCTGGTCAGTCAAACTGCCTTGATGACTGCCTATATGAATGATGCAAAACCTGATTTAATTTTTGCGCAACAGGTATGGGCGTATGGCAGAGCGGGGGATGCCTTAATATGTATCAGTACATCAGGGAACTCAAAAAACGTTTTGTATGCAGCTAAAACGGCACGAGCTAAAGGAGTGAGGGTAATTGCTCTGACAGGAAAAAGTGGTGGAGCGCTTCAGGATGTGTCAGATGTGGCGATTAAAGTTCCAGCAAGCCTCACCCTAGAGGTGCAGGAACTACATCTTCCCGTCTACCACTATCTCTGTTTAGCTCTTGAACAGGCCTTTTATTTGGATTGA
- a CDS encoding NTP transferase domain-containing protein, whose translation MMEAIILAGGLGTRLASVLGSKYPKPLAPINDKPFLYYLVSNLKNQGVDRLVLACGYLSEMIEYEVCEGETSRLGIETCIVKEDPHTLLGTAGAVRNAIKSVASPDVFLCNGDTYSDIDLKSMLEYHQEKAADITIALTGASESDRYGSIVLGANGRVKDFVSNQNSGPALINSGTYIIRRTLISEVIEEGKAMSLEHEFLPHIIGNGVAEVYGFVWKGYFRDIGVPVDYKAFVNDVAENKISFQ comes from the coding sequence ATGATGGAGGCTATTATTTTAGCGGGTGGATTAGGTACGCGACTCGCGTCGGTATTAGGATCCAAGTACCCTAAGCCGTTGGCTCCGATCAATGATAAACCTTTCTTATATTACTTGGTGTCAAACCTTAAGAATCAAGGCGTAGACAGGTTAGTGCTAGCTTGCGGGTATCTCTCTGAAATGATTGAATATGAGGTTTGCGAAGGGGAAACATCCAGATTAGGTATTGAGACTTGTATTGTAAAAGAGGATCCCCACACGTTACTCGGCACGGCTGGGGCAGTTCGAAACGCAATAAAATCTGTGGCTTCACCTGACGTATTCCTGTGCAATGGTGACACATACAGTGATATCGATCTAAAGTCTATGCTAGAGTACCATCAGGAAAAGGCGGCGGATATTACCATAGCTCTCACTGGGGCATCTGAATCAGACAGGTATGGCTCTATCGTTCTAGGGGCAAATGGGCGCGTAAAGGATTTTGTGTCAAATCAGAATAGTGGTCCGGCACTGATAAACTCTGGTACATACATTATTCGAAGAACTCTAATTTCAGAAGTAATAGAAGAAGGCAAAGCAATGTCTTTGGAACATGAGTTTTTACCACATATAATCGGGAACGGTGTCGCTGAGGTATATGGGTTTGTGTGGAAGGGCTATTTTAGAGATATTGGGGTTCCGGTTGATTACAAAGCTTTTGTGAATGACGTTGCAGAAAATAAGATATCCTTTCAATAA
- a CDS encoding GHMP kinase produces MEIVRAKAPARVSFAGGGTDTEPYMSMYGGCVISCTINKYSYVTLRPNNTGHINIESLDLGSSVRYSMDSPPPFDGKLDLAKVSISKLMDVTERTGIDVVTSSEVPPGSGLGTSSTMMVALIAAIKEYTGMKLSKYEIAHLAYKFEREDLGLRGGHQDQYAAAFGGFNFIEFSKGGVLVTPLRLPDDVLNELQLNLLLCYTGENHISANIIEDQSLNVSNGRIDTIDGMHMQVELATEMKNHLMKGFVEEFGRMLGVAWNYKKKMSSKISNDNIDAMYELAVRNGALGGKLLGAGAGGYLLLFVPPERQGAVKWALTAAGGQFSDLKFDFGGCQSWSVGASEVYRQLVSLS; encoded by the coding sequence TTGGAAATTGTAAGAGCAAAAGCGCCAGCGAGGGTCTCGTTTGCCGGGGGAGGTACTGATACTGAACCGTATATGTCCATGTATGGAGGGTGCGTGATCAGTTGTACTATTAACAAGTACTCATATGTTACGTTGCGTCCAAATAACACTGGCCATATAAATATCGAGTCCCTGGATCTAGGGTCTTCGGTACGGTATTCGATGGATAGTCCTCCTCCTTTTGATGGAAAGCTTGATTTAGCAAAGGTCTCAATATCCAAACTTATGGATGTAACAGAGAGGACCGGTATAGACGTAGTTACTTCTTCAGAAGTCCCTCCTGGCAGCGGGTTGGGCACGTCTTCCACTATGATGGTTGCATTGATAGCCGCAATCAAAGAATACACTGGCATGAAGTTAAGTAAATATGAAATTGCTCATTTGGCATATAAATTTGAACGGGAAGATCTAGGCCTGAGAGGAGGACACCAAGACCAGTACGCGGCTGCATTTGGTGGATTTAACTTCATTGAATTCTCAAAGGGTGGTGTACTGGTCACGCCCCTGAGATTGCCTGACGATGTTCTAAATGAACTTCAACTTAACCTTTTGCTGTGTTACACCGGTGAAAATCATATTTCTGCGAACATAATTGAGGATCAGTCCCTGAATGTGAGCAACGGGAGAATTGACACAATCGATGGCATGCATATGCAGGTTGAACTTGCCACTGAGATGAAAAATCACTTAATGAAAGGGTTTGTAGAGGAATTCGGACGTATGCTAGGAGTAGCTTGGAACTACAAAAAAAAGATGTCGTCTAAGATTAGCAATGACAACATTGACGCTATGTATGAACTCGCAGTACGTAATGGTGCGCTTGGAGGAAAGTTGCTAGGTGCTGGCGCTGGAGGGTATCTTCTGTTGTTTGTTCCACCGGAACGTCAAGGGGCCGTAAAGTGGGCTCTGACCGCTGCTGGGGGTCAATTTTCAGACCTGAAGTTTGATTT